A genomic window from Candidatus Desulfarcum epimagneticum includes:
- a CDS encoding conserved hypothetical protein (Evidence 4 : Unknown function but conserved in other organisms) encodes MFNWESMKGLKEGSGDRQAVKSLQNALHELGFDGELNWKKYGADGYYGPAGVAAVKAFAEKNGIEADGSEVSPEIADALFKRFDVLDDLRHLQNAVESGKIEALYRRGSAAAAAVVALQTLLNELGLGQELNWYESGADGFYGDRTAAAVRAFSEKEGMEGDGETLSREMAERIIERLAVYYGKDWDNDGGTVIETTVKTPAGELAVREAVEKKRTRLYVANEEKELRFTRFKKGVYFFGEKKPADFIAQNRDRLSQLPGLTDSAINVMIAVAENEGNMDSINTWDNSFMTFGMFQWTIGAGEGPGELPALLKKIKDHHPDLFEKYYGAHGLDIVDTGEVSGYFTLNGKKLVTQADKDILRGNEWSFYFSVSGRDPDIRAAQVSHAVSRLGTFYQKKSQAVKGSLISDLVTSEYGVGLILDNHVNRPGYVKKCLEAAMDETGLSGPENWTTDQERTLVESYLKIRETYGKYPMTDAKKRAGVTKKYLDEGVISDERGSFEYVG; translated from the coding sequence ATGTTTAACTGGGAATCGATGAAAGGTTTGAAGGAAGGGTCCGGGGACCGACAGGCCGTGAAAAGTCTTCAGAATGCGCTGCATGAGCTGGGATTTGACGGGGAGCTGAACTGGAAAAAATACGGCGCCGACGGTTATTACGGACCCGCCGGCGTCGCCGCGGTCAAAGCATTCGCCGAAAAAAACGGGATCGAGGCCGATGGGAGCGAGGTTTCGCCTGAAATCGCGGACGCGCTTTTTAAGCGTTTCGATGTTCTGGATGACTTGAGGCATCTTCAAAACGCCGTGGAGAGCGGCAAGATCGAGGCGCTGTATCGCCGGGGCTCCGCGGCCGCCGCCGCCGTGGTGGCGCTCCAGACCCTTTTGAACGAGCTGGGGCTCGGACAGGAGCTGAACTGGTATGAGAGCGGCGCCGACGGTTTTTACGGGGACAGGACGGCGGCGGCGGTGAGGGCCTTTTCCGAAAAGGAGGGAATGGAAGGGGACGGCGAGACATTGAGCCGGGAGATGGCGGAAAGGATCATTGAAAGACTGGCCGTTTATTACGGAAAAGATTGGGACAACGACGGCGGAACCGTCATTGAAACCACCGTGAAAACCCCGGCCGGGGAGCTGGCCGTCCGGGAGGCGGTGGAAAAGAAGCGGACCCGCCTTTATGTGGCAAACGAGGAAAAGGAGCTTCGCTTCACCCGGTTTAAGAAGGGCGTGTATTTTTTCGGGGAGAAAAAGCCCGCGGATTTCATCGCCCAAAACAGGGACCGCCTGTCTCAGCTTCCCGGTCTGACCGACTCGGCCATCAACGTCATGATCGCGGTGGCGGAAAACGAGGGGAACATGGACTCCATCAACACCTGGGACAACTCGTTCATGACCTTCGGCATGTTCCAGTGGACCATCGGCGCGGGGGAAGGCCCGGGCGAGCTGCCGGCGCTTTTGAAAAAAATCAAAGACCATCATCCCGATCTTTTTGAAAAGTATTACGGCGCCCACGGTCTGGATATCGTGGACACCGGCGAGGTCTCCGGCTACTTCACGCTGAACGGCAAAAAACTCGTCACCCAGGCCGACAAGGATATTTTAAGGGGAAACGAGTGGAGTTTTTATTTTTCCGTGTCCGGCCGGGACCCCGACATACGGGCCGCGCAGGTGAGCCACGCCGTGTCGCGCCTGGGGACCTTTTACCAGAAGAAATCCCAGGCCGTGAAGGGGAGTCTGATCTCCGATCTGGTGACATCGGAATACGGCGTGGGGCTGATTCTGGACAACCATGTCAACCGCCCGGGGTATGTGAAAAAATGCCTGGAGGCGGCCATGGACGAGACCGGTCTTTCCGGGCCTGAAAACTGGACCACGGACCAGGAGCGGACGCTGGTGGAATCCTATCTCAAGATACGCGAGACCTACGGAAAATATCCCATGACCGACGCCAAAAAACGGGCCGGGGTGACGAAAAAATACCTGGACGAGGGCGTGATCTCCGATGAGCGCGGGTCGTTTGAATATGTGGGTTGA
- a CDS encoding conserved hypothetical protein (Evidence 4 : Unknown function but conserved in other organisms) encodes MKAEQEILDSFKKSDHLDVGARFYKADLHFHTPASEDARGRNRYHFNPYKIAYPKDRDAPDYRERVAEIHEKIRLDSAELAKKIVARFLEVGLSLVAVTDHNGIGTIRTDDESESRHMDLSAPTWYEMIDDQAQKVNHAAGKTILTILPGVEISTTGMHVLAIFPPQKPRRQIHFMICDLLHEAGFSPDEWGKNPEVGTASVFDVIELITRKGGLAIPAHIDGSDQSMLKLFKLTSGAMKDVLKSPNLSAVEVVNPQKFMRKDRKLKKSLHKWITGLRAKEGLYPFAYFQGSDAHDIPSIAKRHTYVKMTEPSFSGLETAIRMPSSRVRVSAFHQGESPGFFLRSLHLNTDDHGRRDIRFNRGLNCVTGKKGAGKGGIFALMRRVSSLENSPGARSVILIVDQVSDSGTSHYAFCQFGKKTVPGFYEIDPVKGAVKKTDRVRAIEHARELGVLPKFFNAAKIGDLVSSPDKMNVFLTKHFGAPSKQNAGAFNQRFALPGFLEEKPDPLLWIEAKNGVWRLFVNRGWRKKKEEMTAFFDLGVSLKKTAVLCMIFIMGRFGPTIVSAPEADFDNRHITDFLVPVIKSNKDRQQGILFTNNPILAVNTDPDNYVILDSLGGKVKKIESGFAIDDLDNKEALLDIVEGSVKSIKRRISVYDL; translated from the coding sequence ATGAAGGCGGAACAAGAGATTTTAGACAGTTTCAAAAAATCAGACCATCTGGATGTCGGGGCCAGATTCTACAAGGCGGATCTGCATTTCCACACCCCGGCGTCCGAGGACGCCCGGGGACGCAACCGCTACCATTTCAACCCCTATAAGATCGCCTATCCCAAGGATCGGGACGCCCCGGACTACCGGGAGCGGGTGGCGGAAATTCATGAGAAAATCCGCCTGGATTCGGCGGAGCTGGCGAAAAAAATCGTGGCGCGGTTTTTAGAGGTGGGCCTGTCGCTTGTGGCCGTCACCGATCACAACGGGATCGGGACCATCCGGACCGACGACGAGTCCGAAAGCCGGCACATGGATCTGTCGGCGCCCACCTGGTACGAGATGATCGACGACCAGGCGCAAAAGGTCAACCATGCGGCGGGCAAAACCATCCTGACCATTCTGCCGGGGGTGGAGATCAGCACGACGGGGATGCATGTGCTGGCGATTTTTCCCCCGCAAAAGCCCCGGCGCCAGATTCATTTCATGATCTGCGATCTTTTGCATGAGGCCGGGTTTTCCCCGGACGAGTGGGGCAAAAACCCCGAGGTGGGAACCGCCAGCGTCTTTGACGTCATTGAGCTGATCACCCGAAAGGGGGGCCTTGCCATCCCGGCGCACATCGACGGCAGCGATCAGTCCATGCTCAAGCTCTTCAAGCTCACCAGCGGGGCCATGAAAGATGTGCTCAAAAGCCCGAATTTATCGGCGGTGGAGGTTGTGAACCCGCAAAAATTCATGCGAAAGGACCGGAAGCTCAAAAAATCCCTTCACAAATGGATCACAGGTCTTCGGGCCAAAGAGGGGCTTTATCCCTTCGCTTATTTCCAGGGCTCCGACGCCCACGACATTCCGTCCATCGCCAAGCGGCACACGTATGTGAAGATGACCGAGCCTTCTTTTTCGGGCCTTGAGACGGCCATTCGAATGCCGTCTTCCCGGGTCCGGGTGTCGGCCTTTCACCAGGGGGAGAGCCCGGGTTTTTTTCTGAGAAGCCTTCATTTGAACACCGATGATCACGGGCGGCGCGACATTCGTTTCAACCGGGGGCTCAACTGCGTCACCGGCAAAAAAGGCGCCGGGAAAGGCGGGATTTTCGCCCTGATGAGACGGGTGTCAAGTCTGGAGAACTCGCCGGGCGCCCGGAGCGTGATTCTGATCGTGGACCAGGTGTCTGATTCCGGGACGTCCCATTACGCGTTTTGCCAGTTCGGGAAAAAAACCGTTCCGGGGTTTTATGAGATCGACCCGGTGAAAGGCGCGGTGAAAAAGACGGACCGGGTCCGGGCCATTGAGCATGCCCGGGAGCTGGGGGTTTTGCCCAAATTTTTCAACGCCGCCAAAATCGGGGACCTGGTGTCCTCCCCGGATAAGATGAACGTGTTTTTGACCAAACATTTCGGGGCGCCGTCAAAACAAAACGCCGGGGCGTTCAACCAGCGTTTCGCCCTTCCGGGCTTTCTGGAAGAAAAGCCCGATCCCCTGCTTTGGATCGAGGCGAAAAACGGGGTGTGGCGTCTGTTTGTGAACCGGGGATGGCGCAAAAAAAAGGAGGAGATGACGGCCTTTTTCGATCTGGGAGTCAGCCTAAAAAAAACTGCGGTCCTGTGCATGATTTTCATCATGGGGCGTTTCGGCCCGACCATCGTGAGCGCGCCGGAGGCGGATTTCGACAACCGCCACATCACGGATTTCCTGGTTCCGGTGATCAAATCGAACAAGGACCGTCAGCAGGGGATTCTGTTCACCAATAATCCCATCCTGGCGGTGAACACGGACCCGGACAACTATGTGATCCTGGATTCTTTGGGCGGGAAAGTCAAAAAGATCGAGTCGGGCTTCGCCATCGACGATCTGGACAACAAGGAGGCGCTGCTCGACATCGTGGAGGGCAGCGTGAAATCGATTAAGAGACGGATCTCGGTTTATGATCTGTAA
- a CDS encoding conserved exported hypothetical protein (Evidence 4 : Unknown function but conserved in other organisms), with translation MRIKRSLKHAALFFMAAALLSGCAALKFGKFPSYFDENTYQRLTFAKADILFLYASFGESVLDMDEIRSARVSLARLYEYEKGKGKANAATARQVELIRQAFEDHLQNRMGKVKWDDFDVDDFSENIGQYFDIAIETERSKNKKWKK, from the coding sequence ATGAGAATAAAACGTTCGCTGAAACATGCCGCGCTGTTTTTTATGGCGGCGGCGCTTTTGTCGGGATGCGCGGCGCTGAAGTTCGGGAAGTTTCCGTCTTATTTTGACGAAAACACCTACCAGCGCCTGACCTTCGCCAAGGCCGACATTCTTTTTCTGTACGCGTCCTTCGGCGAGTCGGTTCTGGACATGGACGAGATTCGGTCGGCGCGGGTAAGCCTGGCGCGTCTGTACGAGTATGAGAAGGGCAAGGGAAAGGCCAACGCGGCCACGGCCCGGCAGGTGGAGTTGATCCGCCAGGCGTTTGAGGACCATCTTCAAAACCGGATGGGCAAGGTGAAATGGGACGACTTCGATGTGGATGATTTTTCCGAAAACATCGGGCAGTATTTTGACATCGCCATTGAGACCGAGCGCTCCAAAAACAAAAAATGGAAGAAATAG
- a CDS encoding conserved hypothetical protein (Evidence 4 : Unknown function but conserved in other organisms), whose product MESKSMKKENSPPAKPASGGRDSLTLRLGLLHEELDRSIKKFEGRRKRNAKMGVVVKLLSLGLSAVVTVLLGLGGADADYLLYGRAALILSAMTGVVSGISVFFDFNDLALKYKDTVDKLGIIKIKLRYLETGGKNSPAEAEEVDALKDEYISTLKETYEFFQAVRKDESDSTGKDTEE is encoded by the coding sequence ATGGAGAGCAAAAGCATGAAAAAAGAAAATTCGCCCCCGGCAAAACCGGCGTCCGGGGGGCGGGACAGCCTGACGCTTCGGCTGGGCCTCTTACATGAGGAGCTGGACCGGTCCATCAAGAAATTTGAAGGCCGGCGGAAACGGAACGCCAAGATGGGGGTGGTGGTCAAACTGCTGTCCCTGGGTCTGTCCGCCGTGGTCACGGTGCTCCTGGGCCTTGGCGGCGCCGACGCCGATTATCTCCTGTACGGGAGAGCGGCGCTGATTCTCTCGGCCATGACAGGCGTGGTCAGCGGCATTTCGGTGTTCTTTGATTTCAACGACCTGGCCCTGAAATACAAGGACACGGTGGATAAACTCGGGATCATTAAAATCAAGCTACGCTACCTGGAGACGGGCGGCAAAAATTCGCCCGCCGAAGCCGAGGAGGTGGATGCCCTTAAGGACGAGTACATCTCCACCTTAAAGGAGACTTACGAATTTTTCCAGGCGGTCCGGAAGGATGAAAGCGACAGCACGGGAAAGGACACGGAAGAATAA
- a CDS encoding conserved hypothetical protein (Evidence 4 : Unknown function but conserved in other organisms) — MGDSWVDFLDDLKDDLANELKDELKALSKEMAGQSGILNDYGGKLKKYTARLADGRMSKEDFETRIRDLTRMTEMRLLKEEVQASARAQALVNKTTDFVLNKLLAAVL, encoded by the coding sequence ATGGGCGATTCATGGGTGGATTTTTTAGATGATCTGAAAGACGATCTGGCAAATGAGCTGAAAGACGAGTTGAAAGCGTTGTCGAAGGAGATGGCGGGTCAGTCCGGCATTTTAAACGATTATGGGGGAAAGCTCAAAAAATACACCGCCCGGCTGGCCGACGGGCGGATGTCAAAGGAGGATTTTGAGACCCGGATTCGGGATCTGACCCGAATGACCGAGATGCGGCTTTTAAAAGAGGAGGTTCAGGCCTCGGCCCGGGCCCAGGCCCTGGTGAACAAAACCACGGATTTTGTTCTGAACAAACTTCTGGCGGCCGTCTTGTAA
- a CDS encoding hypothetical protein (Evidence 5 : Unknown function), translated as MFEKLLKLAQMEEEEKKAAAPEKKDEAPAAGDETAEEKTAPAPGNGNGARGLKETTEVIEALTMVTVFLTKRLKDGIGADDAMALMEKLTTDEEFVNVIARAADGISEIPAELSDLDFEESLTLGILGLGFIKEVVGALKEDG; from the coding sequence ATGTTTGAAAAACTGTTGAAACTGGCCCAGATGGAAGAGGAAGAGAAAAAGGCCGCCGCGCCTGAGAAAAAGGATGAGGCGCCTGCGGCCGGGGATGAGACGGCGGAAGAAAAGACGGCGCCGGCGCCCGGGAACGGAAACGGCGCCAGGGGGCTGAAGGAGACCACGGAGGTCATCGAGGCCCTGACCATGGTGACGGTGTTTTTGACCAAACGGCTTAAGGACGGCATCGGGGCCGACGACGCCATGGCGCTGATGGAAAAGCTCACCACCGATGAGGAATTCGTGAATGTGATCGCCCGGGCCGCCGACGGCATCTCCGAGATTCCGGCGGAGCTGTCCGACCTGGATTTTGAGGAGAGCCTGACTTTGGGCATACTGGGTTTGGGTTTTATCAAGGAAGTGGTGGGGGCCTTGAAGGAAGACGGATGA
- a CDS encoding conserved exported hypothetical protein (Evidence 4 : Unknown function but conserved in other organisms), whose protein sequence is MRMGKKTLKIRAAALWVLLAFVMTASSAWARSYEKPGETPREWMETADALYETGDFERAGDLFEASLEALRREIEPHDYLRAVMRLSQCHKALGRHKRALSVFEEALPVLHVSADRYLNVIFLSAFADLHFTLGKIEETVKWLTVALEEARLSENRVLLAAVFNDLGNGLSWSDDFEPALEAYDRCLEFADSEKSPRARDLRIRAMINRARALHLKGEGKKAFGAARAIWPEIEKTPDGYRKAWNAMACYELLDELRGAGSRPAGERGDILFSLSKTALEKGLEIASETGSQRLVSLFNGSLGKLYERERGGVEKAVDRTEKAIFFAGRAGAPELLYRWQWQMARLFEARKDAKGAMTYYRRAIETLNPIRSSMFSGYRRKKDLFNAKVKPVYLGLARLLLEQARGAASGDEARREGMIEARDVMEILKTAELQDFFKDECSAVMERDPSDMRQTPEKTALLYPISLKDKLITLATFPDGMRQKSVRVTQDQVKKATLGLRTGLQNRTKKTFIYDARKLYDWLIRPFEAELEAQGVDTLVIAPDGVLRLVPFSTLHDGARYLTEKYAIGTIPGIALTDFGEFNMPEKPEILVTGLSDAVQGFSALPNITAELRDIREIMGATSFYFNQGHNFENLTREFENKDHVIVHMATHGVFGDSAENTFLLLYENKLNLNDLSGLISMGKYRGKPVELLTLSACQTALGDERAALGLAGAAVKAGVKSVIATLWFVDDEATSILIRDFYRRLKTPGMTKSRALQQAQTHLLSKKRYRHPAYWAPFLLIGNWM, encoded by the coding sequence ATGAGAATGGGAAAAAAAACGTTGAAAATCCGCGCGGCGGCCCTTTGGGTCCTTTTGGCTTTTGTGATGACGGCTTCGTCGGCCTGGGCGCGTTCGTATGAAAAGCCCGGGGAGACCCCCCGGGAATGGATGGAGACGGCGGACGCGCTTTATGAAACAGGCGATTTCGAAAGGGCCGGGGACCTGTTCGAGGCGTCCCTGGAGGCGCTCAGACGCGAGATCGAGCCCCATGACTATCTCCGGGCGGTCATGCGTCTTTCCCAGTGTCACAAGGCCCTGGGGCGGCACAAAAGGGCGCTGTCGGTCTTTGAGGAGGCCCTGCCTGTTCTGCATGTGAGCGCCGACCGGTATCTCAACGTGATTTTTCTAAGCGCCTTCGCGGATCTGCATTTTACCCTGGGAAAGATCGAGGAGACGGTGAAGTGGCTCACGGTGGCCCTGGAAGAGGCGAGACTGTCGGAAAACCGGGTTCTTCTGGCCGCTGTTTTCAACGATCTCGGGAACGGGCTTTCGTGGAGCGACGATTTTGAGCCCGCCCTGGAGGCCTATGACCGGTGCCTGGAGTTCGCCGATTCTGAAAAAAGCCCCCGGGCCAGGGATTTGAGGATCCGGGCCATGATCAACCGGGCCCGGGCGCTTCACCTGAAGGGAGAGGGAAAAAAGGCGTTTGGCGCGGCCCGGGCCATATGGCCCGAGATTGAAAAAACCCCGGACGGCTACCGCAAGGCGTGGAACGCCATGGCCTGTTATGAGTTGCTGGATGAATTGAGGGGCGCCGGATCCCGGCCGGCGGGGGAACGGGGCGACATCCTTTTTTCCCTTTCGAAAACGGCGCTGGAAAAGGGGCTTGAGATCGCTTCGGAAACCGGGAGCCAAAGGCTGGTGTCTCTTTTCAACGGAAGCCTGGGAAAACTTTATGAGCGCGAGCGGGGGGGCGTTGAAAAGGCGGTGGACCGGACCGAAAAAGCGATTTTTTTTGCCGGCCGGGCCGGCGCGCCCGAGCTTTTGTACCGGTGGCAGTGGCAGATGGCCCGGCTTTTTGAGGCCCGAAAGGACGCCAAAGGCGCCATGACCTATTACCGCCGCGCCATCGAGACCTTAAATCCCATCCGCTCCTCCATGTTTTCCGGTTACCGGCGTAAAAAAGACCTGTTCAACGCCAAAGTCAAGCCGGTTTACCTGGGGCTGGCCCGTCTGCTTCTTGAACAGGCCCGGGGGGCCGCTTCCGGAGACGAGGCCCGCCGTGAGGGAATGATTGAGGCCCGGGATGTCATGGAGATTTTGAAAACCGCCGAGCTTCAGGATTTTTTCAAGGACGAGTGCTCCGCCGTCATGGAGCGGGACCCTTCGGACATGCGCCAAACCCCGGAAAAAACGGCGCTGCTTTATCCCATATCGCTCAAAGACAAACTGATCACCCTGGCGACCTTTCCGGACGGCATGAGGCAAAAAAGCGTTCGGGTCACCCAGGATCAAGTCAAAAAAGCCACCCTGGGCCTTCGGACGGGATTGCAGAACCGGACCAAAAAAACCTTTATATACGACGCCCGAAAGCTTTACGACTGGCTGATCCGCCCCTTTGAGGCGGAGCTTGAGGCCCAGGGAGTGGACACCCTGGTCATCGCCCCGGACGGGGTCTTGAGGCTGGTTCCTTTTTCCACCCTTCACGACGGAGCCCGTTACCTCACCGAGAAATACGCCATCGGGACCATACCGGGCATCGCGCTCACCGATTTCGGGGAGTTTAACATGCCCGAAAAACCTGAGATACTGGTGACGGGGCTGTCCGACGCCGTGCAGGGATTTTCCGCCCTTCCCAACATCACGGCCGAGCTGAGAGACATCCGGGAGATCATGGGCGCCACGTCGTTTTATTTCAACCAGGGACATAATTTTGAAAATTTGACCCGGGAGTTTGAAAACAAGGACCACGTCATCGTGCACATGGCCACCCACGGGGTGTTCGGGGACAGCGCGGAAAACACTTTCCTTTTGCTGTATGAAAACAAGCTCAATTTAAACGATCTGTCCGGTCTAATCAGCATGGGAAAATACAGGGGAAAGCCCGTGGAGCTGCTCACCTTAAGCGCCTGCCAGACGGCTTTGGGAGACGAGCGGGCCGCGCTGGGCCTGGCCGGCGCGGCGGTCAAGGCCGGGGTCAAAAGCGTCATCGCCACCCTGTGGTTTGTGGATGACGAGGCCACGTCCATTCTGATCCGTGATTTTTACCGCCGTCTGAAAACCCCGGGGATGACCAAGTCCCGGGCGCTTCAACAGGCCCAGACCCATCTTTTGTCCAAAAAACGCTACCGGCACCCCGCGTACTGGGCGCCGTTTCTGTTGATCGGAAACTGGATGTGA
- a CDS encoding conserved exported hypothetical protein (Evidence 4 : Unknown function but conserved in other organisms): protein MKVKSPAAWGVFLCCVLLWSVSAPCPAAESAGKNAVDTPVYRPPENLDLRRRVGGADDTASRGFSRGFSRGFSRGFSRGFSRGFSRGFSRGFSRGFSRGFSRGDAGEEAVKMPSFMAPLAPAHLGLTSKRQPTLYFYVSSAWPGPITFIVNSEKKIEPVLEIEMTGPKKSGKVMSLSLKKHGVFLKPGVEYEWFAVIIPDAKERSADFFGSAVIRYREPEPGFLKKIASAPKERRCFLYAQAGYFYDAIDSVSGPAGSKKRSKTFRLRRASLAEQVKLPFVAEHDRKMAGTE, encoded by the coding sequence ATGAAAGTCAAATCGCCGGCCGCATGGGGGGTCTTTTTATGCTGCGTTTTATTGTGGAGCGTCTCCGCGCCTTGTCCGGCGGCGGAAAGCGCGGGGAAAAACGCCGTGGACACGCCGGTGTACCGGCCGCCGGAAAACCTGGACCTTCGAAGAAGGGTGGGCGGGGCCGATGACACGGCCTCCCGGGGTTTTTCAAGGGGGTTTTCGAGAGGGTTTTCCCGGGGATTTTCGCGGGGTTTTTCAAGGGGATTTTCCCGGGGTTTTTCAAGGGGATTTTCGCGGGGGTTCTCCCGGGGGTTTTCCCGGGGAGACGCCGGCGAGGAGGCGGTGAAGATGCCGTCGTTCATGGCGCCTCTGGCGCCGGCGCACCTGGGGCTGACATCCAAAAGACAGCCCACGCTTTATTTTTACGTGTCATCGGCCTGGCCCGGGCCCATCACGTTTATCGTCAACAGCGAAAAAAAAATCGAGCCGGTTTTAGAGATCGAAATGACCGGGCCGAAAAAGAGCGGGAAGGTCATGTCCTTGAGTCTTAAAAAACACGGGGTTTTTCTCAAACCCGGCGTGGAATACGAGTGGTTCGCGGTGATTATTCCGGATGCAAAAGAGCGCTCGGCGGATTTTTTCGGAAGCGCCGTGATCCGGTATCGGGAGCCGGAGCCGGGGTTTTTGAAAAAAATCGCCTCGGCGCCCAAAGAAAGGCGTTGTTTCCTGTACGCTCAGGCCGGGTATTTTTACGACGCCATTGACTCGGTGTCCGGGCCGGCGGGATCGAAAAAGCGCTCAAAAACATTCAGACTGCGCCGGGCCTCGCTGGCCGAGCAGGTCAAACTCCCGTTTGTGGCCGAGCATGACCGGAAGATGGCCGGGACGGAATGA
- a CDS encoding conserved hypothetical protein (Evidence 4 : Unknown function but conserved in other organisms), whose protein sequence is MKLNKANIKLLLKALWLIAFRTLFKPKKKRPFKETVAILYQLGIKVSVFVSLFLVVVQSIKEVVDDKVVFVPFKVPPALEEQGYVGEIFVSQIANHIDLIRRDVERNDKENFITIAAFDDSQDIEIPGAGISLKDITGFLRGFFGTSVRNISGSVVLQEDKLQLTVNMSGRAPYVFEGSLADLSEMIRKAAVHILKNMDPFTLGKYYNIKKDEASMLALAKHIRDHYADESELVTAHLIEGLYYYNRGRYEDALYEWESATINDPENLKALLYQGWALDELGRFDEAVALYRKIVEIDPKNPGAYNNWAIVLYKMSKSDEAIKKFQKLVEVSPDYAKGYNNWGYLLFEYHEYEKGIEMIKKAIRLDPKNPDFYESLAEGYLKVGKNREAIAQIKQALRLNPKAIRVYHTWAEALARMDRFDEAYEKYLIAKGKK, encoded by the coding sequence ATGAAATTAAACAAAGCCAATATCAAACTTTTGCTCAAGGCGCTTTGGCTCATCGCCTTTCGGACCCTGTTTAAGCCCAAAAAGAAACGTCCGTTTAAAGAGACCGTCGCCATTCTTTACCAGCTGGGCATCAAGGTGTCGGTGTTTGTCTCGCTTTTCCTGGTGGTGGTTCAGTCCATCAAGGAAGTGGTGGACGACAAGGTGGTCTTTGTGCCCTTCAAGGTGCCGCCGGCCCTGGAGGAGCAGGGATACGTGGGGGAGATATTCGTCAGCCAGATCGCGAACCATATTGATCTCATCCGGCGCGACGTGGAGCGAAACGACAAGGAGAATTTTATCACCATCGCGGCCTTTGACGATTCCCAGGACATCGAAATCCCCGGCGCCGGGATATCGCTCAAAGACATCACCGGTTTTTTAAGGGGGTTTTTCGGGACATCGGTGCGCAACATATCGGGGTCCGTGGTGCTCCAGGAAGACAAACTCCAGCTCACGGTGAACATGAGCGGCCGGGCGCCCTATGTGTTCGAGGGGAGCCTGGCCGATCTTTCCGAAATGATTCGCAAGGCGGCCGTGCATATTTTAAAGAACATGGACCCCTTCACCCTGGGGAAATACTACAACATCAAAAAAGACGAGGCGTCCATGCTGGCCCTGGCCAAACACATCCGGGACCATTATGCGGATGAGTCTGAGCTGGTGACGGCCCATCTCATCGAGGGGCTTTATTATTACAACCGGGGGCGTTACGAAGACGCGCTGTACGAATGGGAATCGGCCACCATCAACGATCCTGAAAATTTAAAAGCGCTTTTGTACCAGGGATGGGCGCTGGATGAGCTGGGACGCTTTGACGAGGCCGTGGCCCTTTACCGGAAGATCGTGGAGATTGATCCCAAAAATCCCGGCGCCTACAACAACTGGGCCATCGTTCTTTACAAAATGTCCAAAAGCGACGAGGCCATTAAAAAATTCCAGAAACTGGTGGAGGTGAGCCCGGATTACGCCAAGGGCTACAACAACTGGGGCTATCTGCTTTTCGAGTATCATGAATACGAAAAGGGAATTGAAATGATCAAAAAGGCCATTCGGCTGGATCCCAAGAACCCGGATTTTTACGAATCCCTGGCCGAAGGGTATCTCAAGGTGGGAAAAAACCGGGAGGCCATCGCCCAGATCAAACAGGCCCTTCGCTTAAATCCCAAAGCGATCCGGGTCTATCACACCTGGGCCGAGGCCCTGGCCCGCATGGATCGATTTGATGAGGCCTACGAGAAATACTTAATCGCGAAAGGAAAAAAATAA